AAGGCCGGGACCATCATGTACGCCCTGGGCTGGACCCAGCATTCCGTGGGCTGCCAGAACATCCGGCTCGGCTGCATGATCCAGCTCCTGCTCGGCAACATCGGCGTGGCCGGAGGTGGGGTGAACGCGCTGCGAGGCGAACCCAACGTCCAGGGATCCACCGACCACGCCCTTCTCTGGCACATCCTGCCCGGCTACCACGCCGTACCCACCACGGCCTGGCCCACCCTACAGGACTACCTCAAAGCGGTCACGCCGGTGACCAAGGATCCCAAGAGCGTCAACTGGTGGGGCAACCGGCCGAAATATGTCGTCAGCCTGCTCAAGGGCTGGTTCGGCGAGGCCGCAACCCCCGAGAACGGCTTTGGCTACGATCTTCTGCCCAAGGCCGAGCCAGGGGTCGATTACGCCAGCCTTTTTCAATTCGACGAAATGTACCACGGAAAAATCCGCGGCGGCATGATATTCGGCCACAATCCGGCCCAGAGCATGCCCAACACGCACAAGATCCGAGCCGCTTTGCAGAATCTGGACTGGCTGGTCATCGGCGAGGCCCACGAAACCGAGACGTGCGCTTTCTGGCGTGGTCCAGGGGTTGATTCGAAAAAGGTCAAGACCGAGGTCTTCATGCTTCCGTCCTGTCAGCGTGGCGAAAAGGATGGGACAACGTCCAATTCCGGTCGCTGGCATCAATGGCACCACAAAGGCTATGAGCCTCTGGGCCAGAGCAGATCCATGGGCTGGATGCTGGTGGAAATATTGAACAAGGTCCGCGAACTCTACAAGAAGGAGGGAGGCGCTTTCCCCGAGGGCGTCCTGAGCCATGCCTGGCCCAAGCAATACGACGCCGAAGAGATGGCCGCCCGGATCAACGGGCAGTTCACCAAGGATGTGACCATCAAGGACAAGACCTACAAGAAAGGCGATCAGGTGCCCGGCTTCGCTCTGCTCCAGGACGACGGTTCGACCTCCAGCCTGAACTGGCTGTATTGCGGATGCTACCCCGCAGCCGGCCAAAACTTGGCCAAGCGTCGCGACACCACCCAAACCCCCATGCAGGCCAAACTGGGGCTATTCCCCGGCTATACATGGGCCTGGCCCATGAACCGGAGGCTCCTGTACAACAGGGCCTCTCTCGACCCCCAAGGCAAGCCCTTCAATCCCGACCTGCCGGTCATCCTCTGGGAAAACGGCAAATGGGTCGGCGACGTCCCCGACGGAGGGGCCCCGCCCATGGCCCAGGAAAAGGGAACGTATCCCTTCATCATGCAGACCGAAGGGCACGGCCAGATCTTCGGACCGGGACGCGTGGACGGGCCATTTCCTGAACACTACGAGCCGGCCGAAACACCACTGGCCAAAAACCCCTTCTCTTCGAGGATGCACAATCCCTGCATGAAGATCACCAGCAGCGACAAGGATCTCCTGGCCAAACCGGCCGACCCGAAATATCCCATTGTATTGACCACC
This genomic interval from Deltaproteobacteria bacterium contains the following:
- the fdnG gene encoding formate dehydrogenase-N subunit alpha; this encodes MTQHWIDIKNANAILIMGSNAAEHHPISFKWVLKAKDKGAPVIHVDPKFSRTSARSSFHVPLRSGTDIAFLGGMVKYILDKDLIQKEYVTEYTNASFIVGDDFNFDDGLFSGYDPENKKYDQKKWALAKDENGIPKRDKTLKDPRCVYQLLKKHYDRYDMDTVSSVTGVSKYNLLAVYEAYTATGAPDKAGTIMYALGWTQHSVGCQNIRLGCMIQLLLGNIGVAGGGVNALRGEPNVQGSTDHALLWHILPGYHAVPTTAWPTLQDYLKAVTPVTKDPKSVNWWGNRPKYVVSLLKGWFGEAATPENGFGYDLLPKAEPGVDYASLFQFDEMYHGKIRGGMIFGHNPAQSMPNTHKIRAALQNLDWLVIGEAHETETCAFWRGPGVDSKKVKTEVFMLPSCQRGEKDGTTSNSGRWHQWHHKGYEPLGQSRSMGWMLVEILNKVRELYKKEGGAFPEGVLSHAWPKQYDAEEMAARINGQFTKDVTIKDKTYKKGDQVPGFALLQDDGSTSSLNWLYCGCYPAAGQNLAKRRDTTQTPMQAKLGLFPGYTWAWPMNRRLLYNRASLDPQGKPFNPDLPVILWENGKWVGDVPDGGAPPMAQEKGTYPFIMQTEGHGQIFGPGRVDGPFPEHYEPAETPLAKNPFSSRMHNPCMKITSSDKDLLAKPADPKYPIVLTTYSLTEHWCGGGDTRNTPYLLEAEPQLYVEMSHELAVEKGIKNGDVVVVESIRGTVEAVAMVTVRMTPFTVEGKTVHLIGMPFCYGWTTPGCGDATNRLTPSVGDPNTTIPEYKACLVNIRKADKVTELAR